The following nucleotide sequence is from Oncorhynchus clarkii lewisi isolate Uvic-CL-2024 chromosome 6, UVic_Ocla_1.0, whole genome shotgun sequence.
acttttgatCGTCTTCTTCTGTGAGTATTATGGCGGGCTACACCCAAAAAGGTGTATTGCCGCCACCAACTGGACGGTTTAAAACCAAACAATTTTATTAATACATACGTAATAGTAAAACTAACGTAATCCAACCTAATAAATAGTTACattgccaaaacaaacaaaactccAACTTCCTTTTAGTTCTCCATATCTCCCTTCTCAGCCtctaggacctgagagggtggtacggcttgTGCCAATATTGCATGTAACTATTTTGCTGACAAATCTTTCAGCCCCGGGAACTGCTTCGCCGCAATCACTATGATTTTTATCTTTCCGGGCCTTCTCTCCACCTTGGCAGTGCCATTAATTACCATAGCTATAAATGCCACACAGCCCACCTTCTTAACCTTTAAAATGTCAGGATCTGCTGGTGAAAGGCAACCCATGCATTCTGAAGTGTAGGCCTATCCACTACTCTTCTGGTGCACCATTCAAACCCTCAACCCTTTGTCACAACTGCTGCATATGAAATGCTCTGTACAACCCTGAATTTGGCCACCTCATTCCCTTTCATCTTTGAGTGGCATTCAGGAAGACATGGCTTCAAGGTTCCCACCGCAATTGCAACGTAACATATTCATCACTTTTATAACACATATGATCCTTTCCACAACTTGAACATCTCGGCTTCTCCCTTCTGCAAACACTTGCTACActctgcaaaaatcactgaagctggatacacctatctccctcactagctttaagcaccagctgtcagagcagctcacagatcactggacctgtaaatagcccatccaactactgtttttgttttatcttgctcctttgcaccccattatctctacttgcacattcatcttctatcactccagtgtttaattggtatattgtaattacttcgccaccatggcctatttattgcctttacctcccttatcttacctcatttgcacacactgtatagactttttctactgtattattgattgtgtgtttattccatgtgtaactctgtgttgttgtatgtgtcgaactgctttgctttatcttggccaggttgcagttgtaaatgataacttgttctcaactagcctacctggttaaataaaggtgaaataaagaaaCATGACCAAAACCTTTACAATGATCACACTGCATTGGTCTTGGGATAAATGCTCCGACTCTGTAGTTAATATACCATAACGGCACTTGAGTAGGGAGAGACTGCATATCAAAAAAACAAAAGAACAGACTTCACTTTTCACCACACGATTCATCCGACGTGCTTCAAATCACTCCAGGAATATTTTTAATCTCTTCAAAATCTACTTCCCACGAAACGCCAGATAAAACCTCCTTGAGAGGTGGCCTGCTCAGAAGAGACACACACGACActtcaaatgtattaaatcagTTAAGACACAACACACGTTCCTTCTGATCCACAGAACAAACAATCAAAACAAGCCCCCCTCTCGTGAGCTTTACATCCTTCACTTTACCCAGCACTCTTCACCAGTTTGGATAACTCATGGTTTATTCAAAATCGGTACTCTTTTCAGCAGCTCCTCATTAACAAACCGTACTCCTACTAGATACGAAGGGTCATTATCATCAATGTACACTACCTTGGTCCGTTTTCCATTATTTTGGACAATACTCAAATTCTCCTTGATTCTACCGCCATTTTATTCAGAATGTACTTCATCATCCGCTTCCGCTATCTTTCATTCGCCTATTTTCGAGTGGAAACGTCAAGCGGATGCCTTACAtttacatccggtgaaatatctgtctcgttCTATCTGTGCGTTTAAACTACCCAGCATTATAAAAAAATACAGAAGAAGAACATTGCCAACGTCATTGAAAAAACATGGCGGCATCGTTAGTGCGTTTTGTTCGCGGAGGTTTTAGCAGGACTTTGAATCGTAAGTACATTTCGAGCATTAACTGTGCACTAACATGCTGTCTTCATTTATAGTTAATGTGCGTGATAACGCATTTATATTGTTGTTAAGATCGCGCTGTCTGTAGTCAGACAGTTCTCACTTGACCTTCCGTCAAATTGGCTAGCAAGTCAGTGGTTATGTTCCAGGTCGGGATTTTAGTTGTCACACTGCGCATCTAGAGGCTTGCTAAACGCAAGTCAGATGTTGATCATCTGTGCTGTACGACTTAAACAGACGACCTGGAACGCACATTGCCATGTCAATTTATAACTTGTCTCTAACAGGCATGTATGcttataatacactatatatacaaaggtatgtggacaccccttcaaatttgtggatttggctatttcggcCACAGCTGATGCTGACAGGTGCATCAAATCGAACACACAGCGATGCAATCATCATAGAAAAACATTGACAGTAGgatggccttattgaagagctcagtgactttcaacgtggcactgttgTCAGTccatcaaatgtctgccctgttagagctgctctggtcaaatggaagtgctgttattgtgaagtgaaaacttctaggagcaacaacggctcagccgtgaagtggcaggccacacaagctcacataaCTGGAACACTGAGTGCTCTagtgtgtaaaaattgtctgtccaaCTGCCTCTGGAGgtaatgtcagcacaagaactgttcgtctggagcttaaTGAAATTGGCCTAAGATCACCTTGCGCAATGCCAAACgttgactggagtggtgtaaagctcaccgccattggactctagaatagtggaaacgcgttctctggcgtgatgaatcacgctttaccatctggcagtccaacagacgaatctgggtttggtggatgccaggagaacactacctacccgaatgcatagtgccaactgtaaagtttggtggaggaggaataattgtctggggctgtttttcatggttcaggataggccccttagttccagtgaaggggaaatgttaatgctacagcatacaatgacattctagacgattcagTACTCTCAACTTTGTGACAACAACTttgggaaggtcctttcctgtttcagcatgacaatgcccctgtgaacaaagtgaggtccataaataaatggtttgtcgagatcggtgtggaagtacTTGACTGGCAGTCTGCAcagtgccctgacctcaaccctatcgaacacctttgggctgAATTGGAACGCTGGCTGCGAGCCATGCccaatcgcccaacatcaatggccgacctcactaatgctcttgtggcagaatgaaagcaagtccccacagaaatgttccaacatcttgtggaaagccttcccagaagagtggaagctgttatagcagaaaatgGGGGACCAATTTCATATTAATGCctattattttggaatgagatgttcgacgagcaggtgtccagaaacttttggtcatgcagtgtatctattagctagctatatccttgttatgacagtgttatgtagCCATAACTGAGTCAAGTAATGTGAAAGTGTTAGTCGCTTAGCCGCTAGTTAACGAGCAGTCAGAGGAGAGGACCATGCTGGTAATCCAACCCGTTTTAACGTTAGTTAGCCATTGAGTACGTAATGTTATTTTATGTAATATGTTACAGTTGCCAATCGAAGCCCATGTCTCATGCAAGCGAGATCCGAGACTACTGAAACAAAACGTGAGTATACCAGTGTCTAGTAGAATTCACCCAGCCTGTGGCATTTGTCTTTATGGTGCACATTGTAGATAATCATCCTCAGTATGTTGACCCCGCGAAGTCCTAGTCCATCCCCAATGTAGTACAATTCTTTAACCATTTAGTTTTAAATGCAGTCAGTGATCTTTGCAACACTGAATACAATAGATGATTGAGTGCAACAATAATTGTATTGCCtgatcctttaaaaaaaaaaaaaatcaatttcatGTGCCTTATCTCTGTGTAGCCACTGTTAGACCCAAGGATGCGGTCACCCATAACCAACTTGCAGCTTTTGGAGAATATGTGGCTGAAATGCTTCCTAAATATGTGCAGCAAGTCCAGGTAAGATAATGTAATTGCACCAACTGCTATAATTAATATTCAGCTTTAACACAGACAACCACACAATCATACAATGTTGAGCAACCCTTAAGAGAAACTGTACTGTAAATCCAAAATGCTTATGGTGCATCTCAAACATGGGGAACATACACATAAGGTTAGAAAGGAGCCCACACTTGGGAATTAAGCTGGCAACCGGAAGGTGTCTTGTATCAAATCCTAGTGTACAATTGACCACTAAAGTCATTTTAATCTTTATTTACCTTCTTAAAAAGCTTGCCGTTTGGTATAGCTAATTGAGTGTCATTTTGAAGCCATATGAGCTTCACAAGGATGCATGTTATATCTTCAGGTGACGTGTTACAATGAGTTGGAGGTGATGATCCATCCTGACGGGGTCATCCCTGTGTTGACCTTTCTGAGAGACCACAGCAACGCTCAGTTCCGAAACATGATTGACCTTACTGCAGTTGACATTCCCACCCGCCAGAATCGCTTTGAGGTACTATTCCGTCCAGACCCCCAGGCTGTTGTTCCAATAGTATACCTCTCTCTTCATGACAgtgctttgttatttttgtggTTATGAACATGTGTTCAGGCACAAACCTAGAATTTAACCAGATTACTTTGATGAACCCTGATCTAATCAGAGGTGACGTTTTTATGTCTAAGTCTGTTTTCTTTGGCGAATAGATTGTGTACAACCTGCTCTCCCTGCGCTACAACTCCCGGATCCGTTTGAAGACCTACACCGACGAGCTCACCCCAGTAGACTCATCTGTGTCTGTCCACAACGCAGCCAACTGGTATGAGAGGGAGGTAAGTGACCGTTACATCGTAAGAATGCTTTACTTGAAGGATTCTAAGATTTCAATGTAACATTTTTGTGTTGGCAGCTCAGAATTTATATTTTGCCTGCCAAAATGCAAATTCTAATGAAAGGATAGGTTTGCCAAGCTAGAAGTCATTTACCAAAGTTACTGGTAATTAACAGgtaatctatggcaatctattgtgactttggtcatttatacattaaaaaaaaaaagtatattaatataggatacattttttacatctgtCTATGTTCTCCAAGATTTCCTAGTGGAGacaccatatggttcaagagaaaatatcctaattaatgaaaaaaaaagCATCTGATCAACAAAGGCATTATTTTCAATTTAACTCTGCAACTTTTCCAAttattgacttttttcacaactgccaccagtttggcgacaaaatattaataacaaagacatattgacatagtaaaataagtgtgtgtggaggggggataATAAAGGATAATTCATGCcacttgttcacaaactatagttttagaaagtcggttaggacatctactttgtgcatgacacaagtcatttttccaacaattgtttacagacagattatttcacatattattcactgtatcacaattccagtgggtcagaagtttacatacactaagttgactgtgcctgaaaattccagaaaatgatgtcgtggctttagaggcttctgataggctaattgacatcattggagtcatttggaggtgtacctgtggatgtatttcaaggcctaccttcaaactcagtgcctctttggttgacatcatgggaaaatcaaaagaaatcagccaacacctcagaatagaaattgtagacctccacaagtccggttcatccttgagagcaatttacaaatgcctgaaggtatctcgttcatctgtacaaacaatagtacgcaagtataaacaccatgggaccacgcagccgtcacaccgctcaggaaggagacgcgttctgtctcctagaaatgaacgtactttggtgcgaaatgtgcaaatcaatcccagaacaacagcaaaggaccttgtgaagatgctggaggaaacaggtacaaaagtatctgtatccacagtaaaacaagtcctatatcgacataacctgaaaggccgctctgaaaggaagaagccactgctccaaaaccgccataagaaagccagactatggtttgcaacctcacatggggacaaacatcatactttttggagaaatgtcctctggtctgatctgatgaaacaaaaatgtaactgtttggccataatgatcatcgttatgtttggagttaaaggggaggcttgcaagtcaaagaacaccatcccaagcgtgaagcacgggggtgaagcacgggggtggcagcatcatgttgtggggatgctttgcagcaggagggactggtgcacttcacaaaatagaggatgtcatgaggaaggaaaattatgtggatatattgaagcaacatctcaagacatcaagctcggtcgcaaatgggtcttccaactggacaatgaccccaagcatacttccaaagttgtggcaaaatggcttaagaataacaaagtcaaggtattggagtggccttcacaaagctctgacctcaatcctatagaacatttgtgggcagaactgaaaaatcgtgtgcaaacaaggaggcctacaaacctgactgttacaccagctgtcaggaggaaagggccaaaattcacccaacttattgtgggaagcttgcggaaggctacccgaaatgtttgacccaagttaaacaatttaaaggcaatgctaccaaaatactaattgagtgtatgtaaacttctgacccactgggtgtGGGTcagaagtggtgatcctaactgacctaagacggggagtatttactaggattaaatgtcagtaattgtgaaactgagtttaaatgtatttaaacttccgacttcaactgtatattaaacAAAAAATGACATTAATTAAATTgctggtttatatttaggataatgttttacagctttatcattcaattttttttatttaactatgtTTTGATTATTTTATATGTTTTACATGTTATAAGGCCACACAGAGCCAGAGAACTACAGACACCtagataatctgaagtaccctaAAAGGCCATTAGAAGTCACAAAAATAAAAACTTGACTGTtaccaaaattctggtagtttactggtaaacttaggTTTTTGGTAACACTCCCTTTCCAATACTATGAAAGTATATGTTTTGTGCTTGTGTTATTAGGTGTGGGACATGTATGGAGTTTTCTTCGCCAACCACCCTGACCTGAGACGTATTCTGACAGATTATGGGTTTGAGGGGCATCCGTTTAGGAAGGACTTCCCACTGTCAGGATTTGTGGAGGTAAGGTCAGATAAGAATGCTGAGAAATGTCCCATGTCGTGCACATGCATTAAAGGCCAAATTATAACCTAATCCTATCCTAAAATCTGTACATGCGACTTCACAATACAAAAGTATTGTATCTACCacaagaggttggtggcaccttaatttgggaggacgggctcatgctAATGGctgaatgagtggaatggtatcaaacgtaTGGATTCCGTAGGTTTGATGCCatttccatttgctccgttccagctaTTATTATGAGACGTCCTCCCCTCATCAGCCTCCGCTGGTATCTACCATGTTGTTCATTCTGTCCATCTGGTACATCTCAGGTGCGTTATGATGATGAGGTGAAGCGCGTGGTGGCAGAGCCTGTGGAGCTCTCACAGGAGTTTCGTAAGTTTGACCTGAACAGTCCGTGGGAGGTGTTCCCAGCCCACCGTGAGGCCAAGGCACCTGAGCTGCCAGCTGGGGATAAGCCAGCTGACAAGTAACCATCTACCCGAGAGATAAAATCCCCGTATTTAATATTTCCGTACTGTTGATGGACTCATGTCCCACTTGAGTCCACTCAAGTATTtatgtaaataaaaacaaaagcTAAACCGTTTGTTTGTCTTGATATTTTTTTCATTAGTTGGATGTGCTGAATAGTGATTACATTTTGGCGGTGTATGTTTAAACTATATCACTAGTACAagcaaattttattggtcacatacacgtgatgagcagatgttattgcgggtgtagcgaaatgcttgtgcttctaactCCGACAGaaattacacacatacacacctaagTAGGAATAAAttaagactatatatatatatatatatatatatatatatatatatatatatatatatatatatatatatatatatatatatatatatatatatatatatatatatatatatatatatatatggacgagcgatgtcagagcagaagtgactaagatacagtagaatcatGGATGGAAACCCAGACCTTACCTGCCTTACCATAGCAAACCAAAAGAGGGCACTGTGTGCATGTTAAAAAGCAGATCCGTAGAAGTGTGATACCATGGTGCAGGTTATATTGTGACATTTTTAGACTTCTATTCAAGACCACGTATGCTTTACGTGTTTAAATATTATTATTGTATCCAATTGATTTGAATATTATTGATGTTGATCTATGTCTTGAGTCGATTAGCATCATGCTGATATAACCTCTCCCTATGGGCATGGTGAAGTTCACTGACATAGATGTGCCTTCTACCAATAAGAGCACAGGAAAAGTAAACATGAACTTTTATTTATTCTGCTTCACATGTTCCAAGGCATCCATTGTATAAGAAATATTTTGAACATCTCAAGGAGCCAACAAGAAGCTGACTGTACTAACACATGGGTTGAATGTACCCAGGGCAAAATGTTATTTAGTTTACAATCATTCCTTTGTAAGGACAAAGATATAAGCACAAGTCACCAACATATCACTTACAACAAAGTTATTTACCAAAAATCACATATGGATAGAAATACGGTATCATTACAAATATCTGCAAAGCTGTTAAACGATTATTCTCCATGACAGCATGCATGAAATTATAAGTCAAAATATTCTGTAAGACTCAATTCCAAAAATCATAATGCTTGTTATCTCTCTGGAAATTGATCTCACTGAACTCTAAGAAATAATACTTTTGGTGGGTTCCTTACGCCCTCACAAGTTATCATGCTAGTGGTTTTTAAATATAATTAAAGCTGTTATACAAATTTGGTCCACTCAACTCAAGAGGACTATTTCCTATTGCAGCCCATGCACAGAATGATTGAAATTGAACTACAAAGCAAATGCTAAACTATCATTTTCGCATACAAATTGAAAAATTATACTCAGTTTCAAATATTTTTCAAATCGCTGTATCGAAAAAGTCATTTCACCCTCAAAGTACAAAAGTTGCCACAATTAGGGAGTCAAGAGTGTGACGAAGGATGCTCTCCAAAAGTAGGTTGTGTAAGGGCAGCACCACAGGAGTGAGTATGTGCCTGACTCAACGCAGTCACGGGCAGGTTAGTGGTTTTTcttcatgaatcttgttctggaggcagctatGCAGAATGGTCActagtcataaaatctgattataaacataaccttaactacACAGCTAACCATAatgcctagccctaaccttaaattaagaccaaaaatacagttttgactttgcagctggcccatctagggCAAatggctcagttctgcctccagggcaagattcatgacaataaacatcaacctgctaTTCGCATAGTAGATGACTATTAACTGGGAGACTAACTATTACTGAAATACTGTCTCATTATTCATTGTGTCACATTTTGTGTTTATGCCTTTTGATAAGACGCTGATTCAAAAGGAACACTACCCAGAGATGATGGTGTAGAGAACCCAATAGGCTCACAATACTGATGTGGAGAATCAAAATGCAGTATTTTCAGGAGTGTAAAACTAACATTAAAATTGGACTGCTATTTGTATATGTTGTTTAATTAAATGACCTCTCAAACTGAGACTGTAATTTGCTGAAGTCTGGCACAATTTGAACAGCATTTTTCTCTCTTGGGGTGTGTGAATTAAACCGGCACGATTATCATAAGGGCTGATATAGGATATTACATTttctccacagcattaaccatcTGAGGAAATTAATTCAACTCTACTAAGTTAGAAATGAAATTATGAGTCTGGTGCCTCAAGGTCCAAAACTAGCATGTGCTCTGTGAGTATGGTGTCTGTCTTCGTCCAATGGATAGCCCTGCAAGGTAAAGGGACATTTTATTCTAAATGTTGATCATGCTTTTTGGTTCAAAATTTAATTTGATTTCATTGTGATCAGACACGGGCCTTAGCAGAAACTCACtctaaaataaaggaaaaattCTCATTTTGACACAAAACAAGTGTCCCCATTATTTGACCATGCCTTTCAAGACATTTGATAAAGGTATGTTAAAAATCCAGATAAGTAAGTATTAACTGAGACATCATATCCTGAAAATATCAGAAATGCTAGCAAGTTGTAACATCTTCAGTGAATTCAAGACTCCAAGTTGGAGTTTGACAAAGTAAACCCATTGAAAGAATTAGCTGGACATAGAATAATTGAGTGTAGTAGGTCCACAGCCAACTGTGTTCTTGACACTGTCCCTTATGGCTTCCGGCTCTGCTGTTGCTGCTGATTGGTGGGTGGTTTTTGGAGGTCTGGATAGACCAGGAATCCAGTGAAGGTAATATACTTGGCATGGTTGCTGTATGCTCCAAAGCCATCGCGCTGGTGGCTATAAAGCCAGACGATATCACCACGGTGCAGAGATAGCATCAGACTCTGGCTCTGCAGAGCCTTTTCAGTGTCACTGTCATCGTAGATCATGGCCTGCACCTCCAGGTGGTTCTTCATCAGCTTGACTGACAGTGTTTTGTGGGGAAGCTTGCCAGCATTGAAGGAGAAGAAGTAAGCTCCTGGAATACGGCAGGTGAATACACCTTCGGTGACGTTAAAGTCAGCGCCAATGTTGACAAAGTCTGTGTCAAAGGCGATAGGACGGTGCTCTGGGAAGCCCTGGTCCACCCCTACGATGCTCTGAGTGCGGCCAACAGAGAAGGCCGACCTCTGGTCCCCCTCttcatcctctacctcctctctcttctctatgtTGTCCCTTTCTCCTAGCCCATCTTGGTCAGTTAGGGTGTGGTCATTGGCAGCCGCCTCGTTTCCATACATACGAGTTGGGTCCTCATGCTTGGGGTCTTGGAAGGTGTAGGTGTCAGGGT
It contains:
- the LOC139412138 gene encoding NADH dehydrogenase [ubiquinone] iron-sulfur protein 3, mitochondrial, which gives rise to MAASLVRFVRGGFSRTLNLANRSPCLMQARSETTETKPTVRPKDAVTHNQLAAFGEYVAEMLPKYVQQVQVTCYNELEVMIHPDGVIPVLTFLRDHSNAQFRNMIDLTAVDIPTRQNRFEIVYNLLSLRYNSRIRLKTYTDELTPVDSSVSVHNAANWYEREVWDMYGVFFANHPDLRRILTDYGFEGHPFRKDFPLSGFVEVRYDDEVKRVVAEPVELSQEFRKFDLNSPWEVFPAHREAKAPELPAGDKPADK